One segment of Solanum stenotomum isolate F172 chromosome 1, ASM1918654v1, whole genome shotgun sequence DNA contains the following:
- the LOC125851449 gene encoding auxin-responsive protein SAUR50-like, producing the protein MAIKKSNKLSQSPVLKQILKKCSSLGKKNEDHLPVDVPKGHFAVYVGENRTRYIVPISFLSHPEFQCLLRCAEEEFGFDHDMGITIPCEEFVFQSLTSMLR; encoded by the coding sequence ATGGCcatcaaaaaatcaaataagTTGTCACAATCTCCTGTTTTGAAGCAAATTTTGAAGAAGTGTTCTAGTTTGGGTAAAAAAAACGAAGACCACCTTCCTGTTGACGTACCAAAAGGACATTTTGCAGTTTACGTGGGAGAAAATAGGACTCGATACATCGTACCTATTTCTTTTTTGAGTCATCCCGAGTTTCAATGCCTCCTTCGTTGCGCTGAGGAAGAATTTGGGTTCGATCATGATATGGGCATTACAATTCCTTGTGAAGAATTTGTTTTCCAATCACTTACATCAATGCTGAGATAA